A region of the Terriglobales bacterium genome:
TGACCACCCCCACCCCCCGCTCATCCAGCAGGTCCAGCCCCGACGAAGCCCTCAGCACCGGATCCAAGACCACGTTCCTCAGCCGGCGCTTCCCCAGGAACTCCGCTACCGCTTCCGCCACATCTCCCGACCCCAGCATTCCTATCCTGACCGCCGAAAGCGCCACATCCCCCGCCAAAGCCTCCAGGGTCTCGGCTACCAGGCGTCCCGGGACCGCTTCCACCCTCTTGACCCCCTGCGTTGTCTGGATCGTGAGGGCTGTAATGCAGGTCACCCCGTAGCAACCATGGGCGGCGATCGTCTTTATGTCTGCCGTGACCCCCGCCCCCGACGACGGATCGTATCCGGCGATGCTGAGCACTATCGGTCTGGTTTCAGGCATGGCAGGAGTTTACACCGGTGTTACGGCGGTACATGCCCGTCTCGTTCTGATACCAGCCAGAAAGGCCTTCTGACCGGCCAACTACCCCTCAAAAGGTCGCTTCTAACTCCTAGACAGCAGGGGGAATCAGGTTGGTAACTGCTTCCTTTCGGCCTCCTGTCCGCGCCTCTTCGCCACGCCGTTTTGTCTCATTTCGGGACTCCAAGTTACCTCTGGCTGGGGCTCCCGGTTGACTTTCCCCCCTCGTCTGCTAGCCTTTAACGATCGTTTCTCGGGGGAGGGACGACTATAGAACGCGCGAGGTGACAATGCGACGAGTACTGTCTTACATCCTGGCGGCCGTTTTACTGGCCACCGGCCTGGAGGCGGCACCCCGAACGAACACGCACCCCGATCCATTAGAGCACGCGATCCAAAGCAACGCCTCCGGGCCCCGATTGAAGCCGCATAAGCCTTATCAGGTCGGCACCGCCTCCTGGTATGGCCACCAATTTGACGGAAAACAAACCGCCAGCGGCGAAACCTTTAACATGTACCAATTCACCGCCGCCCACCGGCATCTGCCCTTGGGAACCATTGTCCGGGTAACGAACCTGCACAACGGCGAGTCCGTAGTGGTCCGCGTGAACGACCGCGGCCCCGTGCCCTCGGCCCGGATCATCGACTTGTCCTACGGGGCGGCCCGGCAGATCGGCATGAGCGGCGCGGGTATACAGCCCGTGCGCCTGGATATCGTCCAGCCGGCGCCGGAAATCGCACAATCTCAGGCCTTTATGCCTTAAACTGGCAGGCATGGCCGACGCCCGCGAGCGCCTGATTGTTGCCCTTGATGTTCCCAGTGCCCCCGAGGCTCGAAGAATCGTGGCAACGATTGGCGACTCGGCCCAGATTTATAAGGTAGGTAAGCAGTTATTTACGGCCGAAGGACCCCAGATCGTACGCGACCTGGTGGCCTCCGGCCGTGATGTCTTTCTCGACCTCAAGTACCACGATATCCCCAATACCGTCGCCAGCGCCGTCCGCATGGCCGCCCAGCTCGGTGTCCGCATGCTTACCGTCCATGCCTCCGGCGGCCTCCGGATGCTCAGGGCCGCCGTCGAAGCCGCGGCCACCGCTTCTGTAGCGACGGCCTTGAGTCCGTCCGGGGGAATCAATTCCGCCGCTACGCGCCCCCTGATCCTGGCCGTTACCGTCCTAACCAGCCTCAAAGACGAGGATCTCACCGAAATCGGCGTCTCCGGGCGGGTCATCGACCAGGCGCTCCGGCTCGCTGCCCTGGCCCGCACCGCCGGCTGCGGTGGGGTGGTTACCTCCGCTCGCGAGGTCCGGGAGATCCGCCGCGAACTCGGCACCGGCTTCGCCATCGTTACCCCCGGCATCCGTCCCGCCGGCAACGCCAAGGCCGACCAGGAGCGCGTCGTCACCCCGGCCGAAGCCATCTCCGCCGGCGCCAGCCATATTGTCGTGGGACGACCTATTACCGCTTCCCCCGACCCTGCCGCCTCCGCCCGCCGTATCCTCGACGAAATCGCCTCCGCCACTGCAGTCACCGTTTAAACAGTAGCCCTAGCCCTTGTTTTCTCTCGCTCACCCTTCCCTCTTCCACTCGTCCAACCCCTCGTACGGGGGGCATTATGAAACTGGACCGCTCCATCATTCTTGGCCTTTTCTTCGGCGCTGTTGCCGCCGTATCCGCCAATGCGCAAACGTCATCGGCGTTTCAAGAGGAGTTCCACCACGCCTACACGCTCACACCGGGCGGAAGCATCCAGCTCAAGAACATCAACGGATGG
Encoded here:
- the pyrF gene encoding orotidine-5'-phosphate decarboxylase, translating into MADARERLIVALDVPSAPEARRIVATIGDSAQIYKVGKQLFTAEGPQIVRDLVASGRDVFLDLKYHDIPNTVASAVRMAAQLGVRMLTVHASGGLRMLRAAVEAAATASVATALSPSGGINSAATRPLILAVTVLTSLKDEDLTEIGVSGRVIDQALRLAALARTAGCGGVVTSAREVREIRRELGTGFAIVTPGIRPAGNAKADQERVVTPAEAISAGASHIVVGRPITASPDPAASARRILDEIASATAVTV
- a CDS encoding septal ring lytic transglycosylase RlpA family protein — protein: MRRVLSYILAAVLLATGLEAAPRTNTHPDPLEHAIQSNASGPRLKPHKPYQVGTASWYGHQFDGKQTASGETFNMYQFTAAHRHLPLGTIVRVTNLHNGESVVVRVNDRGPVPSARIIDLSYGAARQIGMSGAGIQPVRLDIVQPAPEIAQSQAFMP